In Streptomyces liangshanensis, the DNA window GTGTCCACCGCGTTGTCCAGCACCACGAGCACGGGCCCCGGCCGCTGCGCCACCGCCGTCCGGAACAGCGCCGCCCGCGCCTCCACGGAATCGGGCGGGGTCCCCTGGCCGAGGGCCCGCAGAAAGGCGTCGAGGACCGCGTTCGGGTCGGCCGCGGGGCCGCGCGGGGAATGGCCGCGTAAATCGGCGTACAGAACGCCTTCGGGGAATTGGGCGGCGACGCGGTGGGCCCAGTGCAGGGCCACGGCCGACTTTCCGACCCCGGGCGGCCCGTCGACGGCGACCGTCAGGGCCGCCCCCTCGGCGCGCGCCCGCGCCAGCTCCGCGTCGAGGTCCGCGAGCGTCCCGGCCCGTCCCACGAAGGCGGACACCGGCGCCGGAAGCTGCTCCGGCCGTGCCCCGCCCGTCAGTTCGGCCCGCGCCACCAGCACGCCGCCGGCGCCCAACGCCTCGTCACAGGCCCGCGCCAGCGCCAGCGTCGGGGTGCCCTGGCCGCGCGCGACGCGGCTCAACCACCCCGCGCTGTACCGTACGAGGGCGGAGAGCTCGCGGAGGGAGAGACCTTCGGCCTGGCGCCGCGTCTGCAACGCGGCCGCGAACGTCGTCTCCACAGATCCCCCTTCCCCCGCGGGGCTTCCCCGTGAAGCGTGAGGCTTTCCGTGGAGCAGCCCCCGCCGCGGTCGACTGAACACTACACGGCGTGTTCAGCCACTTACGGAATCTTTTCGCAAATTAAGAACCGCAACTCGGCCACAATGTGCGCACAATGCGCACCTCCGCGCGGTGCGAATCCACTCGCCATTCCCCCTTCGCCCGGATAACCCCCACCCGGGCCTTCCCGGCCCCCTCCGAGCCCGTCCGGGCGATACGCGGCGGCCCGCGCCGACCCGCTGTCGGTCCCGCCGGTTACCGTCGACACATGGCAGGCACCACCGGTACGACCTCGTCCCACCCCACCGTTCCCCCGTCCCCCTACGCGGCCGACGCCACCGAGCGCTGGGCCGCCGAGCCCGACAAGCGGCCCGGCAGGACCGCGTTCCAGCGCGACCGCGCCCGCGTGCTGCACTCCGCCGCGCTGCGGCGCCTCGCGGGCAAGACCCAGGTGGTCACGCCGGGGACCCGTAACCAGGACTGGGACGCCAGCGCGCGCACCCGCCTCACGCACTCCCTGGAGTGCGCCCAGGTGGGCCGCGAGCTCGGCGCGGCCCTCGGCTGCGACCCGGACCTCGTCGAGACCGCCTGCCTGGCGCACGACATGGGCCATCCGCCGTTCGGGCACAACGGCGAGCAGGCCCTCAACGAGTTCGCCGAGGACTGCGGCGGCTTCGAGGGGAACGCGCAGTCGCTGCGCCTGCTGACGAGGATCGAGCCCAAGCGGTTCGTCACGTCCGAGGAGACGGGCGAGCCGGTCAGCGTCGGCCTCAACCTGACCAGGGCCGCCCTGGACGCCGCGACGAAGTACCCCTGGCCCCGCGGCGCCCACCCCACCGAGCCCGCCTCCGCCAAGTTCGGCGTCTACGAGGACGACCTGCCGGTCTTCGCCTGGGCCAGGCAGGGCGCCCCGGCGGGCCGGACGTGCTTCGAGGCGCAGGTCATGGACTGGTCCGACGACGTCGCCTACTCGGTCCACGACTTCGAGGACGGGCTGCACGCCGGCCACGTGGACCCGGCCGCCCTCTCCTCGCCGACCGAGCGCGACGCGATCTGGGCCGTCGCCATAGGGCGGTACGTCCCCGCCGGCACCGACCCGGCCGAGCTGTCCGCCGCGCTGGACCGCCTCATGGGGCAGCGCTGGTGGCCGCACGGCTACGACGGCTCGGCGGTCGCCCAGGGCCGCCTCAAGGACGCCACCAGCCAGCTCATCGGCCGCTTCTGCCTGGCCGCGGAGGGCGCCACCCGCCAGGCGTACGGCACGGGCCCGCTCACCCGGTACGGCGCCGAGCTGGTCGTCCCGCGCGAGGCGCGCCACGAGTGCGCGGTCCTCAAGGCCGTCGCCGACCGGTACGTGATGCAGCGGGCCGAGCAGGAGACCCTGCGCGCCGACCAGCGGATCGTCCTGGCCGAGCTGGCCGGGGCGCTCACGGCGGGCGCCCCGGAGGGCCTGGACCCGCAGTTCCGCGCGCTGTTCGAAACCGCCGCCGACGACCGCGCCCGCAAGCGGGTGATCGTCGACCAGATCGCCTCCCTCACGGACGCGGCGGCCCGCTCCCTCCACAGCGGCCTCCGGGGCGGCACACGCTGACGCCGCCCGACGCTCCTCCGGGGATCGGCGGCACGGCACCGGCGCGCCCCCTCTTCCCCCATTACGCTCCGTACGGGACGCTCGCAGATGGCGGCTGAGCAAAAAGGAGGCATCAAGTGGTCGACGCACATCGGACATTTGTCATCGTCGGCGGCGGGCTCGCCGCGGCGAAGGCCGCGGAGACCCTCCGGGCGGAGGGCTTCACCGGCCGGGTGATCCTGATCGGCGACGAGCGCGACCATCCCTACGAACGCCCACCCCTGTCCAAGGGCTACCTGGTCGGCAAGGACGAGCGCGACAGCGTCTTCGTGCAGGAGCCCGCCTGGTACGCGCGGTCCCAGGTCGAGCTGCACCTCGGCCAGACGGTCACCTCGATCGACCGCAGCACCCGCTGCGTGCACCTCGGCGACGGCACCTCCGTCCCCTACGACAAGCTGCTGCTGGCCACCGGCTCCGAGCCGCGCCGCCTCGACGTCCCCGGCACGGACCTGGCCGGCGTGCACCACCTGCGCCGCCTCGCCCACGCCGACCGGCTGCGCCACGTCCTCGCCGCCCTCGGCCGGGACAACGGTCACCTCGTCATCGCCGGCGCCGGCTGGATCGGCCTGGAGGTCGCCGCGGCGGCCCGGGGGTACGGCGCCGAGGTCACCGTCGTCGAGTCCGCCGCCACGCCGCTGCACCAGGTCATCGGCCCCGAGCTGGGCCAGCTCTTCACGGACCTGCACAGCGAGCACGGCGTCCGCTTCCACTTCGGGGTACGGCTCACCGAGATCGTCGGCCAGGACGGCATGGTCCTCGCGGCCCGCACGGACGACGGCGAGGAGCACCCCGCCCACGACGTGCTCGCCGCGATCGGCGCCGCGCCCCGGGTCTCCCTCGCCGAGGCGGCGGGCCTCACCCTCGCCGACCGCGCCACGGGCGGCGGCATCGCCGTGGACGCGTCGCTGCGCACCTCGGACCCCGACATCTTCGCGGCCGGGGACGTGGCCTCGTTCCCGCTCTCCGGCTGGGGCGAGGGCCTGTCCGCCGACCGGGTGCGCGTCGAGCACTGGGCGAACGCCCTGAACGGCGGGCCGGCCGCCGCCCGGGCGATGCTCGGCCAGGACGTCACGTACGACCGGATCCCGTACTTCTTCTCCGACCAGTACGACCTGGGCCTGGAGTACTCGGGCTGGGCGCCGCCCGGCTCGTACGACCAGGTGGTGGTCAGGGGCGACGCGGGGAAGCGCGAGTTCATCGCCTTCTGGACGAAGGACGGCCGGGTGCTCGCCGGGATGAACGTCAACGTCTGGGACGTCACCGGCGACATCCAGCGCCTGATCCGGTCCGGCGCCCGGCTGGACCCGGACGCGCTCGCCGACCCGTCGGTGCCGCTCGCCTCCCTCGCCGCGGACGGCACCTGACCGCCCCCGGCCGTACCCGTCCCCGGGCGCACGGTCCGCCGACCTCACGGCGCCACCGTAGAATCCACGCGTGGCCGGCAGGATCAACGATGACGACGTGAAGGCGGTTCGGGACGCGGTCCCGATCGACGCCGTCGTGTCCGAGTACCTCCAGTTGC includes these proteins:
- a CDS encoding deoxyguanosinetriphosphate triphosphohydrolase encodes the protein MAGTTGTTSSHPTVPPSPYAADATERWAAEPDKRPGRTAFQRDRARVLHSAALRRLAGKTQVVTPGTRNQDWDASARTRLTHSLECAQVGRELGAALGCDPDLVETACLAHDMGHPPFGHNGEQALNEFAEDCGGFEGNAQSLRLLTRIEPKRFVTSEETGEPVSVGLNLTRAALDAATKYPWPRGAHPTEPASAKFGVYEDDLPVFAWARQGAPAGRTCFEAQVMDWSDDVAYSVHDFEDGLHAGHVDPAALSSPTERDAIWAVAIGRYVPAGTDPAELSAALDRLMGQRWWPHGYDGSAVAQGRLKDATSQLIGRFCLAAEGATRQAYGTGPLTRYGAELVVPREARHECAVLKAVADRYVMQRAEQETLRADQRIVLAELAGALTAGAPEGLDPQFRALFETAADDRARKRVIVDQIASLTDAAARSLHSGLRGGTR
- a CDS encoding NAD(P)/FAD-dependent oxidoreductase, producing MVDAHRTFVIVGGGLAAAKAAETLRAEGFTGRVILIGDERDHPYERPPLSKGYLVGKDERDSVFVQEPAWYARSQVELHLGQTVTSIDRSTRCVHLGDGTSVPYDKLLLATGSEPRRLDVPGTDLAGVHHLRRLAHADRLRHVLAALGRDNGHLVIAGAGWIGLEVAAAARGYGAEVTVVESAATPLHQVIGPELGQLFTDLHSEHGVRFHFGVRLTEIVGQDGMVLAARTDDGEEHPAHDVLAAIGAAPRVSLAEAAGLTLADRATGGGIAVDASLRTSDPDIFAAGDVASFPLSGWGEGLSADRVRVEHWANALNGGPAAARAMLGQDVTYDRIPYFFSDQYDLGLEYSGWAPPGSYDQVVVRGDAGKREFIAFWTKDGRVLAGMNVNVWDVTGDIQRLIRSGARLDPDALADPSVPLASLAADGT